The genomic window CATGGCAGGGACCAGGCATCAAAAGATAGCTGCAATAACAAAGCATTGGTTTCTCTAATtactctaaaaataaaaataaaaattgtggtTTACGCACAACTCATAACGtgggttgaggtttgaaggtagagaaggccGTGTCCCTATGTCCAAACAGGACTCGGACGCGGTAGCAAAGGCGTTGCTTAGAAAAGTAATTCCTAGATGGGGAATTCCCACAAAAAATCTCCAGTGATaatggcacaccttttgtgagccatgcccttaagcaggtgggtgaatatttgggtattgacttaaagcagcacagtgcatatcatccagctagtggtggggtggtagagagagaaaatgggacactaaaaaacagattgagcaaatgctgttctgaaacaggcttaGGATGGGCTTAGACTCTTTGGGATAGTGTTTGGGAGAtctccacacacaggaattggacCTGTGACGGCTCCTCTTCCCGACGCTGCAgcatgtgatgtaatgttaaattactgtgcagccctgtcctctgctctgcactctatccacaagcaGGTAAAGGCAGCACTTCCAGCCCCAGCCACGGGTCCGCTGCATGATCTGAAGCCTGGAGAGAGTCGTGATCAAGGACTTCCAcaggaccaggtggaacaaGCCACGGTGGTCTGGGCCATTCCAGGTTCTCGTTGTCACTCATTCAGCAGTGAAAGTCAACCAGAAAGCCACATGTGTGCATGCGAGCCACTGAAGGAGAGTGCCAGAGCTGAGCAATGAGCTGAAGAAGACAGGACTTCAATAGGAGAACAAGACCATAATCAAGAGGCCTCTAGGAGGACCTACGTTCACGAGCAACGAactgcatatacacacccacacacacgtgACACACTGCACGCAAACACCCATTCTCACACCAGTTCCTTGTGGTTACACAACACAAGATACCAAGTGGTATCTAGTAACCTGCGAAATCACGGACATGTAGTTTTTGGAGGAAATGTTGATGACACGGAAACTGTACTCTTAGGAGGACTGAACTTCATTAGTGCGTACTATATAGCCACGTGACCAGGACAGAGGTTAGACGACGTGACTTTGCTACCTCACCTCTTACGCCCCAAAGCTCCCTGACCACAGACTACTGTTGCAGActagacacaaatcattagatgtcgacctgcacatccactcatacatacaaaccTATTCCTAATCGTACACCCTTCTCCTGGTATAGGTGGTATCTGTTAGCAAGTTCGGTCACagaaataaactcacaaatcaCTGGGACCGTTCCCGACAACACTGGGGGTCCAGGGGTAGACCCTTAAGCTAGAACGATAAACCAAAGCGCGATATTGAAGTTTATTGGGTGGAAGACTTAATGACCAATCACGCCAATCACATCgttgcagcagaaagagtgcatgaagcacacacttttacccaaatttggtatttagctgatGCGTCAAATCTGTTTTACCGAGATGTGTCGAGTCTCACACGTAATCTTCGCCCATGGCCTTGATGGACTGCATGAACTGAGGCACTTCGTAGTCGACTACTTGCAGCAGCATGCCGTCGCCCACGCCGTCTCGGTACACCACGATGCGTGACTGCAAACATTTGTTGTATTTGAAGAAGGCCTTCAGCGCAGCTgaggaaaagaaatcaaaacaaaaagggATGTCTTAATACACTTCTTAACTGAAGCGACAATTCTAAAATTGCTCGCTTTTTGTACCACGTTCCATCAGACTGCAGTGTCAGGATTTAATCCTGAGAGTAAAGTCGGAATTCAAAGAGACTGCAGTGTAACGAGGTCATTTATGAGCATGATGTTCCTCGCAGAGTGCATTACATACCCTgcacactttgaaaaccacctgAGAGAAGGACGGTACTCTGTCATCGTTACAGAGCAGCGGCAAATACGCAATCGTATTTATCCTTACGGTTGGTCGACAGGATCACAACCACCTTACACACATGATTTAAAGTGAGTGCTTGAGAACAAGAAGTAATGGTAATCTGCAGACTGAGGCTGTTAATCTTAAATATTCCTATCCCGTATGCTTAGACCCATAAAAGGATATACTGTGACAAAAATCACATAGCAGCAGTTGCACTATACTGCGTGCGTCACATCACAAAAGGTGAAAGGACTTTAACAAAGAAGATCAAACAGCAATATCCTTAAacactctctttttttaaaaaataaagtttcatttgacttaTTTATTAGAAGTGTCATGATActagcttttattttccttaatcgaaaccttgagtatcagctGATAACCATctgatattgttttctttaatatcTACAACGCTCATtattttaactgaagcactcgGTTTACCATTAAactttcatacaaaaaaaaaaccatacgtAAAGTATGAATATAATAAATTCAATCCTAGCGAAAGAACAGTCAAGTCTCTTTTACATGCATCAGTTATATGATTTGATTTCTGTTTTCTCTGATAGCTGATCCaccgtttttttgttttttttttgctgccatCAGGTTCTGGATCAGTGCCATCTATATTATTTACCCATAttaatgtggggtttttttcttctaccccctcttttattttattttttaatcaaagtcGTTTCaatcatatatttcatatcacATTCAAGCAGTTAtctaaatcagccaatcatgtgccagcagcacattgcataaaatcatgcaggtacaggtcaagagcttggTGATTGGTaccaaatgggctggtttgagtatttcagaaataaggcgtttccatccacacacaactgttgctcactcaatgcttttcgcaccattcttagtaaactctacagactgttctGCGTGAAAagcccaggagatcagcaatttctgaaatactcaaaccagcccatctgatacaaacaaccatgccacagtaaaggtcacagagatcacaatttTCACCCATTGTGATGCTTCGTGCTGCTGCCCCATGATTCAACAACTACATGAATCTGagggtgtttctaataaaatggACAGCGAGTGCATTACCTATTCAttcaaataatgaatataatgttCGTTACATTACTAGTTACATGTATGGTTTTTCTAagcaatacaatacattttctataccttAACTCCTAAAAAGTACAGATGCTAAACTGAACATTTCAGCATAataatatacacaaacaaatcTACAACAAACATCACGCTTGATTCTACCCAGTGTGCGAGACCCACCATCTGAACCTGTTGCTCCACGTTCTGCTGCAGAGCTCTCAGCAGAGCCTCCTGTCGATCATCGTACTCGATCCTGcatacaggaagaaaaaaaatgaagtgggGGAGGGGATAAAAATTGTTAATGCTGCAATTAAGACATGATCCTTGCTCAACATCGctttggttaaaataaaaaacactacGCACAGTAACAACGGCCTTCCgctatgaatgaaagaaaagctgTCAAGTTGCTCTTCATTTTAGCGCGTGCAGTTCGGAAAACACGTTTGTTTGCCGAGACCATTGAAACGTTTGTGCCTAGCTGATCAACTGCAGCTGAATACAGACAATATTAGAGCAAAGTTGTACTCgtaccacacatacacacaaactcgACTCAGCAAGAGTGCGACACATGTCACGTACAGTtctgttttctctgtgtgttctgtGGTCCCCCGGTCCCCCTTACTGCTCTCGCTCCCTGTAGGATCCTTGGTGCAGATGTCAACAAAGCGTTGGTCTCCACACTGATGTCTCAGTTTGCCCATGAAGTCGAGAACAGTCTCGCTGCGCAAAACCTTATGGCTCACGTCAACACAGCATGATGCCGGACTCGTACTGCAGGATGCTGGTCACAAAGCCAGGCCAGATGGACAACctgcaatgaaaaaaaacagaatacgGGTCAAATGCTTCATACGTCCACATACActcgtttaaaaatatatatcatcatCAGTTTTGCCCCAGTGTTATTCTGCAACAACTACTTATTCCTGTTACAATACCCATTGTACACCCTGTGTTAAACCTGCAGGAGTGGAActcctgtatacacacacacaaagagcaaGTACTTGTGCTGAGGGATGTTCAGGGGTCCCCGGGGTTGTAGTAATGACAGCCGATCTGCTGCATGTTTAGAATCTTCAGAATCCTGAAAACAGCAGCTGAAGTTGAACAACCGGGGTGAAGGAAATAATCAGCTAAATTTACTGCTTAAT from Ictalurus furcatus strain D&B chromosome 5, Billie_1.0, whole genome shotgun sequence includes these protein-coding regions:
- the piwil1 gene encoding piwi-like protein 1, yielding MGKLRHQCGDQRFVDICTKDPTGSESSKGDRGTTEHTEKTELIEYDDRQEALLRALQQNVEQQVQMVVVILSTNRKDKYDCVFAAAL